The following proteins come from a genomic window of Thermodesulforhabdaceae bacterium:
- a CDS encoding hydrogenase iron-sulfur subunit, translated as MPTFIEGLSDEPRILAFCCMYCAYAAADAAGSMRLSYPVNVHVVLVPCSGRVDETFILQAFENGADGVYVAGCEEGSCHFVNGNFRAKKRVIALKKLFAEIGLEPERVEMFHISASQGGLFAKVARDMTERIRSLGIIGWNKRN; from the coding sequence ATTCCGACATTTATCGAAGGGTTATCAGATGAGCCTAGGATTTTAGCTTTTTGTTGCATGTATTGCGCCTATGCCGCTGCTGATGCAGCTGGGTCTATGAGGCTTTCTTATCCTGTTAATGTTCATGTAGTATTGGTTCCATGTTCTGGTCGAGTTGATGAAACTTTCATTCTTCAAGCTTTTGAGAATGGAGCTGATGGAGTTTATGTAGCTGGCTGCGAGGAAGGTTCTTGCCACTTTGTAAATGGAAACTTTAGAGCAAAAAAGCGGGTAATTGCTCTTAAAAAGCTTTTTGCTGAAATAGGGTTAGAACCTGAAAGAGTCGAAATGTTTCATATAAGTGCTTCACAGGGTGGGCTTTTTGCTAAAGTAGCAAGAGATATGACCGAAAGGATTCGGTCTCTTGGTATTATCGGTTGGAATAAGCGTAATTAA
- a CDS encoding methylenetetrahydrofolate reductase C-terminal domain-containing protein has translation MVVAERKPIQEIMAMVAEYNKILLVGCKGCVTVCCAGGTKEVGILASALRIARKKEGKPLEIVERTLERQCDPEYIEQASDVIEKDGVEAILSMACSVGPQYMAKRYNIPVYPALNTTFIGGALEHGVWAEFCQACGNCIIHYFGGICPVSRCSKSLFNGPCGGSAKGKCEISPEVDCAWQLIYDRMKDLGKLDELAKVFPVKDWSTSRDGGPRKVVREDMKL, from the coding sequence ATGGTTGTTGCAGAAAGAAAACCTATACAAGAAATTATGGCGATGGTCGCCGAGTACAACAAGATTTTGCTTGTAGGTTGTAAAGGATGTGTAACCGTATGTTGTGCCGGCGGCACCAAGGAAGTGGGAATCCTCGCATCGGCTTTAAGAATTGCGAGGAAAAAAGAAGGAAAACCCTTAGAAATTGTAGAACGCACTCTCGAGCGTCAATGCGATCCTGAATACATAGAACAGGCTTCAGATGTGATTGAAAAAGACGGGGTGGAAGCAATACTCTCAATGGCTTGCAGTGTTGGACCTCAGTATATGGCTAAACGTTACAATATCCCGGTTTATCCGGCTCTTAACACGACCTTTATAGGTGGAGCTTTGGAGCATGGAGTATGGGCTGAGTTTTGTCAAGCCTGTGGAAATTGCATTATTCACTACTTTGGAGGAATCTGCCCTGTTTCTAGATGCTCTAAGAGTCTCTTCAACGGTCCATGCGGTGGTTCAGCAAAAGGGAAATGCGAGATTAGCCCTGAAGTAGACTGTGCCTGGCAACTCATCTATGATCGCATGAAAGATCTGGGCAAGCTTGACGAACTTGCCAAAGTATTTCCCGTAAAGGATTGGTCAACCAGTAGAGACGGTGGACCACGAAAGGTGGTCAGGGAGGATATGAAGCTATGA
- a CDS encoding methylenetetrahydrofolate reductase → MKSGSRLEKILAAGHFAVTGELGPPRGADVEVIKKKAEHLRGVVDSINVTDNQTSVVRMCSMAVCKILIDLGLEPNLQMTCRDRNRIAIQSDLLGSYALGIRNVLCLSGDHNKFGDHPQAKNVFDVDSMQLIQIVKKMRDEGKLLNGQECEGKASFFIGAAVNPFGDPFDFRPIRLAKKIAAGVDFVQTQCIYNMEKFREYMKRVVDMGLAEKCYILAGITPLKSLGMARYMAKSVPGLDVPDYYLKRLQGVPKDKQAEEGIKMAVEQVQEIREIPGVAGIHLMAIEWEHRAKEIIEAAGLLPRPEVN, encoded by the coding sequence ATGAAATCTGGAAGCAGATTAGAAAAGATATTAGCTGCAGGGCATTTTGCAGTAACTGGAGAGCTCGGACCTCCAAGAGGTGCTGACGTAGAGGTTATCAAGAAAAAGGCAGAACATCTACGGGGGGTTGTAGATTCCATTAACGTAACGGATAACCAAACGTCAGTTGTTAGAATGTGTAGTATGGCAGTATGTAAAATACTTATTGATTTGGGGCTTGAACCAAATCTTCAGATGACCTGTCGGGATAGAAACAGAATTGCTATTCAGAGTGATCTTCTTGGGTCTTATGCTCTAGGAATACGTAACGTCCTGTGTCTTTCCGGCGACCACAATAAGTTTGGCGATCACCCTCAAGCGAAAAATGTTTTTGATGTCGATTCTATGCAACTGATCCAGATTGTAAAAAAGATGCGAGACGAAGGAAAGCTTTTAAATGGGCAGGAATGCGAAGGTAAAGCTTCCTTCTTCATAGGGGCGGCGGTAAATCCCTTTGGTGATCCTTTCGATTTCAGACCCATCCGACTTGCTAAAAAGATAGCCGCCGGAGTAGATTTCGTTCAGACTCAGTGTATCTACAACATGGAGAAGTTCCGAGAATACATGAAGCGCGTTGTTGATATGGGACTTGCTGAGAAGTGTTATATTCTTGCTGGTATTACTCCACTTAAGTCCCTTGGTATGGCTCGATATATGGCTAAATCTGTTCCTGGACTTGATGTTCCCGATTATTACCTGAAACGTCTCCAGGGTGTTCCAAAAGATAAGCAGGCTGAAGAAGGAATTAAAATGGCTGTGGAACAGGTTCAGGAGATTCGCGAGATTCCAGGAGTTGCGGGAATACATCTTATGGCTATAGAGTGGGAACACAGAGCTAAGGAAATCATTGAAGCTGCTGGTTTGCTCCCAAGACCTGAGGTAAATTAG
- a CDS encoding ROK family protein: MKKEVVVSGDIGGTNVRLALVDRNGTILSIIKKEVKEASSIDPHAFIRAIKSWSKELVFWADRSGFKVVGIGLGIAGKIDYSKGKVLFSPNLSHLNDVPIAAELSAALSLPVVIENDANAFGLGEGWVGSAKDWKNWLGVTLGTGVGGCIVLNGELWRGDRDAGFAGEIGHTTVIPGGMVCNCGKKGCLEAYSSEGGLIRQVLADIQNDWKNCIFKPINPKYYVDNANNITAKVLYKQAQFGDPYAQALFNRFGEILGVAISNVFTTLGIFRAVIGGGVSNAWNAFLPSFEKALREHCSMVDVHKIVITKSLLGDRAALLGSAKCAFSDLM; encoded by the coding sequence GTGAAAAAGGAAGTTGTTGTTTCCGGTGACATTGGTGGGACTAATGTTCGACTTGCTTTGGTAGATAGAAACGGCACAATTCTTTCCATAATCAAAAAAGAAGTTAAAGAAGCATCAAGTATTGATCCCCATGCTTTCATAAGAGCTATTAAAAGCTGGTCTAAAGAGCTTGTATTTTGGGCCGATCGGTCTGGATTTAAAGTTGTGGGAATTGGTCTAGGTATAGCCGGAAAAATAGATTACTCAAAGGGAAAGGTTCTTTTTTCACCAAACCTTTCTCATTTGAATGATGTTCCGATCGCTGCTGAACTTTCCGCGGCTCTAAGTTTACCGGTGGTTATTGAAAACGACGCCAACGCCTTTGGGCTTGGAGAAGGATGGGTTGGAAGCGCAAAGGATTGGAAAAACTGGTTGGGGGTAACTCTTGGAACAGGAGTTGGGGGTTGTATTGTTTTGAATGGAGAGCTCTGGAGAGGTGATAGGGATGCCGGCTTTGCGGGTGAGATTGGTCATACCACGGTTATCCCGGGAGGAATGGTTTGCAACTGCGGTAAAAAGGGATGTCTTGAAGCTTACTCATCAGAAGGAGGACTGATAAGGCAGGTTTTAGCTGACATTCAGAATGATTGGAAAAATTGCATTTTTAAACCGATAAATCCCAAATATTATGTTGATAACGCAAATAATATAACGGCGAAGGTACTCTATAAACAAGCTCAATTTGGAGATCCCTATGCTCAAGCTCTTTTTAACCGTTTTGGCGAAATTCTTGGTGTTGCTATTTCTAACGTTTTTACAACCCTTGGGATTTTCCGCGCTGTAATAGGCGGAGGAGTAAGCAATGCTTGGAATGCCTTTTTACCTTCCTTTGAAAAGGCTCTTAGAGAACATTGTTCTATGGTGGATGTTCATAAAATTGTCATAACCAAAAGCCTCCTGGGTGATAGAGCCGCTTTGTTGGGATCTGCTAAGTGCGCCTTTTCTGATTTGATGTAG
- a CDS encoding DsbC family protein produces the protein MTRIRRSWIGIIIAVGFFSLAFSSKTVLACPTAEQVQEGIKKVFNQNFEVKKIQPSKELPGICEAHVLVQDRYNILYVDQTGKYFFAGNLIEIATGKNLTQEASQELNKLTAEDIKKLTSFTAFTVGKSGPEFYFITDPQCPYCKKALPIVKKLADEGKVKVHVVLFPLSIHSGAKEQSISIICDKKGLPGLESGYKSENQCEEGKKKIEGAESFLQAKGVRGTPSYIFPNGKINIGMIDSEENLLKMAEENQTAKKAK, from the coding sequence ATGACGCGAATTAGAAGAAGCTGGATAGGGATTATCATTGCGGTTGGATTTTTCTCATTAGCTTTTAGCTCGAAGACGGTTTTAGCATGTCCCACCGCTGAGCAGGTTCAGGAAGGAATAAAGAAGGTATTTAATCAAAATTTTGAAGTTAAAAAGATTCAGCCTTCTAAGGAACTTCCAGGAATTTGCGAAGCTCATGTGCTTGTGCAGGATAGGTATAATATTTTGTATGTTGACCAGACAGGAAAATATTTTTTTGCGGGCAACCTAATTGAGATAGCAACTGGTAAAAATCTGACACAGGAGGCTTCTCAAGAACTTAACAAACTAACTGCCGAAGACATTAAAAAATTAACTTCCTTCACTGCCTTCACAGTTGGCAAAAGCGGCCCTGAATTCTATTTCATAACGGATCCTCAATGTCCTTATTGTAAAAAGGCGCTTCCGATAGTAAAGAAGCTGGCGGATGAAGGTAAGGTTAAGGTTCACGTTGTGCTTTTCCCTCTGTCTATACACTCTGGAGCTAAAGAACAGTCTATTTCTATCATTTGCGACAAAAAGGGTCTTCCTGGGTTAGAAAGTGGTTATAAATCCGAGAATCAGTGTGAAGAAGGAAAGAAAAAAATTGAAGGAGCCGAGAGCTTTCTACAGGCAAAGGGAGTTCGGGGAACTCCATCTTATATTTTTCCAAATGGTAAAATAAATATTGGGATGATAGATTCTGAAGAAAACCTTTTGAAAATGGCGGAAGAGAATCAGACAGCAAAAAAGGCCAAGTAG
- a CDS encoding ABC transporter substrate-binding protein yields the protein MKKLLSFVLIACMAVAMPTFAEETIKVGIILPLTGEKAKFGEIEKRSFELALEEINKAGGINGKKLEFIFEDDTGRPDVARSAAEKLITKDKVVMLGGGYGSSETFAIAGVAQQNKMPFLVNTGSDNKITEQGWEYVFRLNQPVSEYPKALASFLTEVVKPKTAVILYENTNFGTSGSKEFAKLCEELGIQVVMNEGYEHGGVDFKPLLIKVKEKNPDLVYMISYVMDAALLMKQSMELRLKPKLFVGGGAGFTLPEFQKNAGKASETVFSATLWYQTLKYPGAQEYYNKFVEKYKSDTEYHGAQAYAAAYVIADALKRAKSLKPEDVRQALAETDLMTAYGPVKFTSYDKMTNQNKLPTYLVQWIDGKLELVWPKEIAAKPYVYPIDWDKVWGQ from the coding sequence ATGAAAAAGCTTTTGAGTTTCGTGTTGATTGCCTGTATGGCTGTAGCAATGCCAACTTTTGCTGAAGAAACCATAAAGGTTGGTATTATTTTGCCTCTAACAGGAGAAAAGGCGAAATTTGGGGAAATCGAAAAAAGATCTTTTGAGCTTGCCCTGGAGGAAATCAATAAAGCCGGCGGGATAAATGGTAAGAAGCTTGAGTTCATTTTTGAAGATGATACAGGTAGGCCAGATGTTGCCAGATCTGCCGCTGAGAAATTGATTACCAAAGATAAGGTGGTTATGCTTGGAGGAGGCTACGGAAGCTCCGAAACATTCGCTATAGCTGGTGTGGCTCAGCAAAATAAAATGCCCTTCCTCGTTAACACAGGTTCCGACAATAAGATTACAGAACAAGGATGGGAATATGTTTTCAGACTCAATCAGCCAGTTAGTGAATACCCAAAAGCTCTTGCAAGCTTTCTTACGGAAGTTGTCAAACCTAAAACAGCTGTAATTCTCTACGAAAACACCAACTTTGGAACTTCTGGTTCTAAAGAATTTGCAAAGCTCTGTGAGGAATTAGGAATCCAAGTTGTTATGAATGAAGGCTATGAACATGGTGGAGTTGACTTTAAGCCTCTTCTTATCAAGGTTAAAGAGAAAAACCCGGATCTTGTTTACATGATTTCATACGTTATGGATGCTGCTCTTCTAATGAAACAATCCATGGAACTTCGCCTGAAACCGAAGCTTTTTGTTGGTGGTGGAGCTGGGTTTACTCTCCCCGAGTTTCAGAAAAACGCTGGGAAAGCTTCGGAAACGGTTTTTTCGGCAACTCTTTGGTATCAGACTTTGAAATATCCTGGAGCACAGGAGTATTACAACAAGTTTGTAGAAAAGTATAAATCCGATACGGAATACCATGGAGCTCAAGCTTACGCAGCCGCTTATGTGATTGCTGATGCTTTGAAGAGAGCAAAGTCTTTGAAACCTGAAGATGTAAGGCAGGCTCTTGCGGAAACTGATCTTATGACAGCTTATGGTCCTGTTAAGTTTACTTCTTACGACAAGATGACTAACCAGAACAAGCTCCCAACCTACCTTGTTCAGTGGATTGATGGCAAGTTGGAACTTGTTTGGCCCAAGGAAATCGCTGCAAAGCCCTATGTATATCCAATAGATTGGGACAAGGTTTGGGGACAGTAA
- a CDS encoding branched-chain amino acid ABC transporter permease, which translates to MYTFFQTLVAGFLIGGIYALVGIGMTLIMGVMKIINLAHGQLMMVSMYLTYVLFTQFNIDPYVALIITMPALFLLGLFIQKYFLNPLLRVESILPENQVLMTVGIGMVLTEIMRFIFRSDYKSVKTSYSMSAIYLKGLSINLPMLIAFGIALVLTIALFWFLLKTDLGKSIRATAQNKEAAVLLGVNAEWITILTYGIGAGLVAAAGSLLLPIYYLFPDIGGPFTLKAFVITMLGGMGSTVGAIVGGVVLGIAESLGSTYVSMALRDTVAMVIFILVLIFLPGGLKKITKI; encoded by the coding sequence ATGTATACTTTCTTTCAGACATTGGTAGCAGGATTTTTAATCGGCGGAATTTATGCTCTAGTTGGTATAGGTATGACTCTTATCATGGGAGTAATGAAAATCATCAATCTCGCTCATGGACAGCTCATGATGGTGTCTATGTATTTAACCTATGTGCTGTTTACCCAGTTTAACATTGATCCTTATGTGGCGTTAATTATTACTATGCCTGCTCTATTCTTGCTGGGGCTCTTCATTCAAAAATACTTTTTGAATCCCTTACTTAGAGTTGAGTCCATTTTGCCTGAAAACCAGGTGCTTATGACAGTGGGTATTGGAATGGTTCTTACGGAAATTATGAGATTTATTTTTAGATCTGATTATAAATCGGTGAAAACATCCTATAGTATGTCCGCTATTTACTTAAAGGGATTGTCCATTAACCTGCCCATGCTTATAGCATTTGGCATTGCTTTGGTTCTTACGATAGCTCTTTTCTGGTTTCTTCTTAAGACAGATTTAGGAAAATCCATTAGAGCTACAGCTCAAAACAAAGAAGCGGCTGTTCTTTTAGGAGTAAATGCAGAGTGGATTACAATTCTTACCTATGGAATTGGAGCTGGGCTCGTAGCTGCCGCTGGATCGCTGCTTTTGCCTATTTACTACCTGTTTCCTGATATTGGTGGTCCATTCACTTTGAAGGCTTTCGTTATTACTATGCTTGGGGGAATGGGAAGCACGGTGGGAGCCATTGTTGGGGGCGTTGTTTTGGGAATTGCTGAATCGTTAGGATCGACCTATGTATCTATGGCTCTAAGAGACACTGTGGCTATGGTTATTTTTATCCTTGTGCTTATTTTCCTTCCGGGTGGGCTTAAAAAAATTACAAAAATATAG
- a CDS encoding branched-chain amino acid ABC transporter permease has product MNRKKALLALILALLLLPFIVTSDYYRHVFILSLIWVIIGSSWNLLSGYAGQVSFGHAIFFGTGAYTAGLCVTKLHISAWWGMLFAGPVTMIVGFIIGWICFRLRGPYFALATIAFGEIFLQVAKVWKSLTGGMLGILIIQSFRSKIPYYYIGLCLAILCVAVVYKVVNSKWGYYFVAIREDQDAAEAIGVSAFRYKTIAIIISSFFTGLAGAFYMNYMAFIDPQVVFSLHYISIMAILVSIIGGVGTIWGPPLGAFIMVWLQETFRSSIFGLAPRWVSEAHVLAFGILVIIVIRYLPNGIIGDWHKIANFFSRKPSLVSQEKS; this is encoded by the coding sequence ATGAACAGGAAAAAGGCTCTTTTGGCACTTATACTTGCTCTGCTTCTTCTACCATTTATTGTGACTTCCGATTACTATCGTCACGTTTTTATTCTTAGTCTGATTTGGGTTATTATTGGTTCTTCCTGGAACCTGCTTTCTGGTTATGCCGGGCAAGTATCTTTTGGTCATGCCATATTCTTTGGGACAGGAGCTTACACTGCGGGTCTTTGTGTCACAAAGCTTCACATATCTGCCTGGTGGGGTATGCTTTTTGCCGGTCCCGTAACAATGATAGTGGGTTTTATAATAGGTTGGATTTGCTTTCGGTTAAGAGGTCCCTATTTTGCTCTTGCTACTATCGCCTTTGGAGAGATTTTCCTTCAAGTAGCCAAGGTTTGGAAAAGCCTTACCGGTGGTATGCTAGGTATTCTAATTATTCAAAGCTTTCGTAGCAAAATTCCCTACTACTACATTGGTTTATGTCTAGCTATACTTTGCGTTGCAGTAGTGTATAAAGTTGTTAATTCTAAATGGGGGTATTATTTCGTTGCTATTCGCGAAGATCAGGATGCTGCAGAAGCTATTGGTGTTAGTGCTTTTCGCTATAAGACCATAGCAATCATTATAAGTTCCTTTTTTACTGGATTAGCTGGCGCCTTTTATATGAATTACATGGCTTTTATCGATCCTCAGGTTGTTTTTTCCCTTCATTACATATCCATCATGGCTATTCTCGTAAGTATTATTGGAGGTGTTGGAACTATTTGGGGACCGCCTCTAGGTGCTTTCATTATGGTATGGCTACAGGAAACCTTCAGAAGTTCTATCTTTGGACTGGCACCTCGATGGGTTAGCGAAGCTCATGTGTTGGCTTTTGGTATTCTGGTCATTATTGTAATTCGATATCTTCCTAACGGTATCATAGGTGATTGGCACAAAATTGCTAATTTCTTTTCGCGTAAACCTTCTCTTGTATCTCAGGAAAAATCGTAG
- a CDS encoding ABC transporter ATP-binding protein has protein sequence MTFFSVKGLTKRFGGLVAVNNLSFSVSEGEILGLIGPNGSGKTTVFNLIMGVYPVSSGTIEFKGEILNGLPTWKICKLGIGRTFQITRPLRRMTVLENVMTGAFARTDSFEVAKEKAEEVLDFCDLGHKAYLLGKALTVADRKRLEIAKALATNPSLLLLDEVMAGLTPQEQMEGVRLVKKIRDSGVTIIIVEHIMHVIMGLCDRILCINYGQEIACGSPEDVANHPQVIEAYLGKD, from the coding sequence ATGACCTTTTTTTCTGTTAAAGGGCTTACAAAGCGATTTGGAGGGCTTGTTGCGGTAAATAACTTAAGCTTTTCTGTGAGTGAAGGAGAAATACTTGGGCTTATAGGTCCAAACGGATCTGGAAAAACAACAGTTTTTAATCTTATAATGGGAGTGTATCCTGTATCTTCAGGGACAATTGAATTCAAAGGAGAAATTCTTAACGGACTTCCTACGTGGAAAATATGTAAGCTTGGCATCGGTAGAACCTTTCAAATAACAAGACCACTTAGACGCATGACAGTGCTCGAAAATGTTATGACCGGCGCTTTCGCTAGAACCGATTCCTTTGAAGTTGCTAAAGAAAAAGCTGAAGAGGTGCTGGATTTTTGTGATCTTGGACATAAGGCTTATTTACTAGGCAAAGCTCTTACCGTTGCCGACCGTAAACGTCTTGAAATTGCAAAAGCTCTTGCCACAAACCCTTCTCTTCTGCTCCTTGATGAAGTTATGGCTGGTCTTACACCGCAGGAGCAGATGGAAGGTGTTAGGCTTGTCAAAAAAATTCGGGATTCGGGAGTAACCATAATTATAGTAGAACACATAATGCATGTAATTATGGGTCTTTGTGATAGAATTTTGTGTATTAACTACGGGCAAGAGATAGCCTGTGGTAGCCCTGAAGATGTAGCAAATCATCCTCAAGTCATTGAAGCTTATCTTGGAAAGGATTAA
- a CDS encoding ABC transporter ATP-binding protein, with translation MLVLDHVDAGYGDIQILWDVCLEVKRNEFVVLVGSNGAGKSTTLRTVSGIIRPMRGSIIFDNGNGPIRLDQVPPYKIIELGIAHVPEGRQLFPEMSVQENLEMGALTPRAKAKRRETMEWVFELFPRLKERRKQLAGTLSGGEQQMCAIGRGLMSRPDMLLFDEPSLGLSPILTKEIFRLIQRIHQEGITIFMVEQNVKQTLAICDRAYVIENGRIVMEGRGKDLLEDENVKRAYLGV, from the coding sequence ATGCTGGTTTTGGATCACGTTGATGCTGGATACGGTGATATACAGATTCTTTGGGATGTGTGCCTGGAAGTTAAACGTAATGAGTTTGTAGTTTTGGTTGGTTCAAATGGTGCCGGGAAAAGCACTACTCTTCGCACAGTTTCGGGCATAATTCGTCCCATGAGAGGATCTATCATTTTTGATAACGGTAACGGGCCTATTAGGTTGGATCAGGTCCCACCTTACAAAATCATAGAACTAGGGATTGCTCATGTGCCGGAAGGAAGACAATTGTTTCCGGAAATGTCCGTTCAGGAAAATCTGGAGATGGGCGCTCTTACCCCCAGAGCAAAAGCTAAACGCCGTGAGACTATGGAGTGGGTTTTTGAACTTTTTCCACGCCTTAAGGAGCGCAGAAAACAGTTAGCTGGGACTCTGTCCGGCGGCGAACAACAAATGTGTGCAATTGGGCGAGGATTAATGTCGCGCCCTGATATGCTTCTTTTTGATGAACCATCTCTTGGGCTTTCTCCTATCCTTACGAAGGAAATTTTCCGGCTCATTCAGCGTATCCATCAAGAAGGTATTACAATCTTTATGGTGGAGCAGAATGTAAAACAGACGCTTGCAATTTGCGATCGAGCTTATGTGATCGAAAACGGAAGAATTGTTATGGAAGGGCGCGGAAAAGACCTTCTTGAGGATGAGAACGTAAAGAGGGCTTATTTGGGCGTTTAA
- a CDS encoding rubrerythrin family protein, with product MEKTKKNLKEAFAGESQATRKYLAFAEKAKEEGYPGIARLFQAAAAAEMVHSLKHLKVLKGIGSTKENLHDAISGETHEFTKMYPQMIAEAIEEGEKQAEISFKYANEVEKVHAELYKKALENMESFPEKDYYVCKICGYTAEDHPPEKCPVCGAAQKQFFKVDPDFGKLF from the coding sequence ATGGAAAAGACAAAAAAGAATCTAAAGGAAGCTTTTGCAGGAGAATCTCAGGCAACGAGAAAATACCTTGCCTTTGCTGAAAAGGCTAAAGAAGAAGGATATCCGGGAATTGCCAGACTTTTTCAGGCTGCAGCAGCGGCTGAGATGGTTCATTCCCTTAAGCATCTTAAAGTTTTGAAGGGAATAGGGTCAACTAAGGAAAATCTTCATGATGCTATTTCTGGAGAAACCCACGAATTTACAAAAATGTATCCTCAAATGATTGCTGAAGCTATCGAAGAAGGAGAAAAACAAGCTGAAATTAGTTTTAAGTATGCTAACGAAGTTGAAAAGGTTCATGCCGAGCTTTACAAAAAGGCTTTGGAAAACATGGAAAGTTTTCCCGAAAAAGACTACTATGTTTGCAAAATATGTGGTTACACAGCAGAAGATCATCCTCCAGAAAAATGTCCTGTTTGTGGGGCAGCTCAAAAGCAGTTCTTCAAAGTCGATCCAGATTTTGGAAAGCTGTTTTAG
- the purM gene encoding phosphoribosylformylglycinamidine cyclo-ligase — protein sequence MSLSGGRYKEAGVDLEKAVRLVDRIKPFVQKTMTPGAKSEIGGFGGFFSINCSEIKNPVLVASTDGVGTKLKVAFLAKKYDTVGIDLVAMCVNDILVHGARPLFFLDYVAMAQIDLDVLEAIVSGIAQGCKEASCALIGGETAEMPGFYQPGEFDLAGFAVGIVDEENIIDGSNVSFGDVLIGLASNGLHSNGYSLVRKIIFDQLGYTPETFISVCGVTVGEELLKPTKIYVPVVMRLLRKQVPIKGMVHITGGGFMDNIPRVLPQSCQAVISRGSWEVSPIFSFLQEVGHISDEEMFKVFNNGIGFILIASKESAEAILDECQVTNVKAYKIGFIDQRREPGSPQVVFVE from the coding sequence GTGAGTTTAAGCGGGGGGCGATACAAAGAAGCAGGAGTCGATCTAGAAAAAGCGGTTAGGCTGGTAGATAGAATTAAGCCTTTTGTTCAAAAAACGATGACTCCTGGTGCAAAAAGTGAAATTGGAGGTTTTGGAGGCTTTTTCTCAATAAATTGTAGTGAGATCAAAAATCCAGTTCTGGTGGCTTCAACCGACGGAGTCGGAACCAAGCTAAAGGTAGCCTTTCTTGCAAAGAAATACGATACGGTGGGAATAGATCTTGTTGCTATGTGCGTTAACGATATCCTGGTGCATGGGGCTAGACCTCTTTTCTTTTTGGATTATGTTGCAATGGCGCAAATTGATCTTGACGTTCTGGAGGCAATTGTTTCTGGCATTGCCCAGGGGTGTAAAGAAGCCTCCTGTGCACTAATAGGTGGTGAAACCGCTGAGATGCCCGGATTTTATCAACCAGGGGAATTTGATCTCGCAGGTTTCGCCGTAGGTATAGTTGACGAAGAAAATATTATTGATGGTTCAAATGTAAGCTTTGGTGATGTCCTGATAGGGCTTGCTTCTAACGGTTTACATTCGAATGGTTATAGTCTGGTGCGCAAGATTATTTTTGATCAACTTGGATATACTCCTGAAACGTTTATTTCAGTTTGTGGCGTTACTGTAGGAGAAGAACTCCTCAAGCCGACAAAAATATATGTCCCTGTTGTGATGCGTCTTCTTAGAAAGCAGGTACCCATAAAAGGGATGGTCCACATCACCGGCGGTGGTTTTATGGACAATATTCCGAGAGTTCTGCCGCAATCTTGTCAGGCGGTAATTTCTAGAGGCTCTTGGGAAGTGTCCCCTATATTTTCGTTCCTTCAGGAAGTGGGACATATAAGCGACGAGGAAATGTTTAAGGTATTCAACAATGGAATCGGTTTTATACTTATAGCATCTAAAGAAAGTGCAGAAGCCATTCTTGATGAATGTCAGGTGACGAATGTTAAGGCTTACAAAATTGGTTTTATTGATCAACGCCGGGAGCCGGGATCACCTCAGGTTGTTTTCGTTGAATAA